Within the Nitrosococcus wardiae genome, the region CCTGAGCTTTGTCCCATACGCTTTCTTCGGCATGGGAAGACATGGTCAGTAAAACCAATAGAAGACCTAGGCTAAGCTGAGAGATTAATCGCATTTATTTGCTCCAAAAGACAGGTTGCCAGAATTCGAACCCACGATCCCTGTTACACAAAGCGAAGAAGATGGGTAACGCAGTCCGTCCAGCACTAGGTTTCATGGATTTCTAGCAGAAAATATAAAATATGCAGAATAACCGCATATTTTGCCCCATAGACCCTCAGTGAGACAAGTTAAAGTGCGGGAAATTCCCCTCGGCTGCCGAGTAGCAAGGCCCGCACCTAGAGGTTTTTTAATTCAGAGGGGATTAAGGGATTTTGCTTGGCTTGCACAGGGAATCTATGGGGACGGGAATTACGCTCCTGCCAAGCGATCGATGATTTTGAAACCGGCCGCATAAGTCCCTATGGCGCTGCCTAAGGTGCTCAGTAAGAATACCAATAGGATGCGGGTGACTCGATTGTGCCACCAACCCTTAAGATGGATCGTATCCTGCCGCAGGCGGCTGAAATCTCCTACAGTAGGCCGGCGCAGGAAGGTTTCAATCGCGGCGGTAACCATGCCTGCCCCAATGGTGGGGTTAAGGGAAGTCAATGGCGCAGCAAAGAACGCGCCCACAACGGTTAAAGGATGGGCTCTAGCCAACAGGGCGCCCAGGGCAGCTAAGCCACCGTTAATCACGATCCAGTCGATAACTAATTGCCAGCCCAGCTCGGAACTCCGGTAAAAACCAAAGATAAAGCCAGTCAGGATCAGGGCCACAATCAACCAGGGAATGAGCCTGGGCCAACGGCTCGGGGAGGGGACCTGCTCCAGTTCGGTGATAATTTCTTTCGCCGGGGCGCTGTCTTGCTCTAAGTAACGGGTCACGCCCCGGAGATGTCCTGCCCCGATGACCCCCAAGAGGTGGTGGTACTCGCCATGGGTGACTTCTTCCCGGAGGCGGGCAGCCATATAGCGATCCCGTTCGTCGATAAGCGGGGTATAGAGGGGGCGGGCTTCTGCAGCAAACTGGGAGAAGGTTGTTTCCAGGACATCCCCTTCCTTGAGGCGTTCCACTTCTTCTTCACTGACCGTATCCCGCGACACGAGGCTAGCAAAGAGACCGGAGATCAAGCTAAAGCGTTGCCACCAGGGGACATTACGATAGATGCGTTTTAAGGTGGTACCTACTTCTCGGTCGATCAGGACAACGGGAAGTTTAGCGTTATGAGCCGAATCGACAGCTGCGCGCATTTCAGCGCCGGGTTCAATACCAAACTGCTCTGCTATCCGCTGTTGATAAGCCGCAAGGGCGAGGCTTGCGGTCACCATCGCAGCCTTGCCTTTGCGCAGAACTTCAAACAGGTCCATGCGAGAGAGGGCATCGGGGTTGATGAGGGCATGGTAGCGGCTAGGGCAGAGTTCGACCGCTACCGCGTCATAGTCCCCGGTTGCGAGCAATGCCTTGACGTGTTCAGCGCTAGCTCGTGAGACATGGGCGGTACCTAAAAGAGTAATCT harbors:
- a CDS encoding TraB/GumN family protein; this encodes MNSTEQQQPLSIIKLADRQITLLGTAHVSRASAEHVKALLATGDYDAVAVELCPSRYHALINPDALSRMDLFEVLRKGKAAMVTASLALAAYQQRIAEQFGIEPGAEMRAAVDSAHNAKLPVVLIDREVGTTLKRIYRNVPWWQRFSLISGLFASLVSRDTVSEEEVERLKEGDVLETTFSQFAAEARPLYTPLIDERDRYMAARLREEVTHGEYHHLLGVIGAGHLRGVTRYLEQDSAPAKEIITELEQVPSPSRWPRLIPWLIVALILTGFIFGFYRSSELGWQLVIDWIVINGGLAALGALLARAHPLTVVGAFFAAPLTSLNPTIGAGMVTAAIETFLRRPTVGDFSRLRQDTIHLKGWWHNRVTRILLVFLLSTLGSAIGTYAAGFKIIDRLAGA